The genome window CTGTATCACCAAgcctactgtatgtgtgtgtgtgtgttttacgcTCCTCTTCTGCTTTTAAGTAATAATGCGCGTCATCtgctatatgtgtgtgtgtgtctgtatgaTCCATAATCACTTTCATCATGCTTTCAGTGATGAAACTAGATCCCTTAATTGCTTTCACCTGTACAAGAACAAAAGACACACACTTTTCTCCCTTGACCACACCCAACTTCCTCTAACACACATATGCATGCACAATATATACTCACATCCAGGGAATCTTCATTGACAATGATGAGCGACATGCCATGTGAGACCAGCTTACAGGAGTAACCTGAGACACGTGAAGAGAGTTACAGTAGAAGCGTTACACAAAGCCACACATACACGCCCCAACAACAACTTAACCTCTTTGTAGATCTGTCATTACCCACTAATCCCTGTCTGTTGGGTCTGCGCTGCTGTCCACTGCTTTATCTCAACTCACACCTACTTTATTTTGAGCTGTCTGTCTGTAGCGCCAACCTGACTGCCTATCCGAACGTCCCTCCGAGTCTCATGGGTTTCATGGAAGTATGCGTTTCCTTGATATTGTGTTTCTCCTGTTGTACTTCCTGGTCACGATTCgggtttacattttaaaggtaCTATGGGTCATTTTTGTATGGTCATGAGatggtcatgggttcaatcccataCTGACTAAAAATGTATAGATTAAGTGCACTGTAACttactttggataaaatgcataaatgtaataaatcGCACAGTTGTGGAAATCACAAGCTAGAAGCGCAGCAATTACACACCTCAGCTTTAATCTATTTATGCATGTTTGCATGAGTATATATCCATGACACACACGCATACCAATGTTAATAGCAGTCTCCTGCTTGTCCCCGGTCAGGACCCAGATCTTGATGTCGGCTCTCATAAGTGTTGCAATGGTTTCTGGGACTCCAGCTTGCAGACGATCTTCTATAGCGGTGGCACCCAATAACACCAAGTTCTGTAAATAAAGTAGAAGATGAAGAAAGTTGTATTCAAtcccaaaaaacatttttaatcgGGCGAGTAAatagcagtggcggccggtgacttcttttttcgagggcactcaatgcgaagttcgtcacaacatgtatgtagcccgtcgtgtgtgtggttcgtattttcaaaatatgtgttttttgcgtcgagtgatcctgtgtgcatcacgtgtcttgtcagaataattgcctgctgcagatgcgtctaaagggtttttgATAAAAGAGATGACCCGCGTTTgacagatactcgcataatctcatgcgtaatcaaagtttagtgttaagggagtgtcttgagTGTATTtcgtgaacgtgagcgtctctttatcataaacggttttgacggatgtgcaacaggcacttattttcacaaaacaagtgatgcacatggttcacatgacgcaacaaacacacattttgaaaacacgagcaacacacatgacactccggacacatattttgaatttgcacccctcagATGAGCATTCATGAGCCGCCACTAGTAAACAGCATTTCGTTTAACGCCGCaaatgtcatgggttcgatcccaggagAACACCCATAGTTAAGAAATGTAAAGCTTAAATGGAATGTAGGACACACTTGGGattaaaagcgtctgccaaatgtatgCATTTCGATTTTTTAAGATTATATAAATTGTGTTGCTTGTAGTACCATAGAAAGTCAGAACAAAGCTTTGGATATTCTAGTCACTGGGTTACATTCCTAGTAAAGCAatagcagggctccagactaacttttttcactaggagcacagtggcccccaactgaaaattttaggggcgcaaccagaaaatttaggggcacacaccgtaaatcaacatgctaaccaaatattcacatttctactaagtaatacactgtattactaataaatacttgatTATATATAtgattcagtgtcacatcacaacaaaggtcaaatttactggtcgcacatgtgcgactggatgtaaaattcagtggcacactctcaaattttggtggcaaaatgcgaCCATTTGGTAGCAATCTGAAACCCTGAATAGCACACCGTACCTCAATGCATAATGCGTCTCTAAACAAGATCACTTTTCATACAGTATGTGTAGCAAAAATAGTACACTTCAGAAGTGCACTTCTGTTGGTTTAATACTTAGGGAAGGGACTTTTTTTAAACCCTAAACAGAAGCAGTGATGCTTGCTTTAGCACACACTAATAAAACCCGCATCACAAAAAGACATACAGATTGCAAATAAAGCCACAACCATCTTTCACACATTCGCTTTCTTCTTAACCACATCTCAATCCATGTTTCACTTCCCCACCCTTTCCAATGCCCCTCCTCCCCGTCAGTATATACAAACTGGGAAATATTCTGGGAGTTTTTGGACTATTTCTCTTTCTGTGTGTGTAGAGGTAACACAGCAGTGTTGTTTACTCTGGTTTTATGAGGCTTTTGGCAGACTGGTGAAGGTAATTATCTTCGCTGTGGTGTACCAACCCCTCCTCAGACTACTTATCTGGGCCAGAGCcctgaaacacacacatgtgCTATAATTGTGAACGATCGTTCACACAGCGAGTTGCTTAAACATGCAGTGATGCTACATTGACCCCTGTTGTCCAGTCAAAGCATTGCAGCTTGAGCCTTTAGAGATACAGCAATGCAGAACATCAGACATGGACGTGCAGTTTTTATCCATCCATGGTGTCCATTTTGAGATCTAATTTGCTTTTTTAAACAACTGAAAATATAACAGCTATTTTAGTGACGTTTGCAAAGTATATGAAGTACCTTCTCTATAAGTTCATAGCACTCCTCCAGTTTCTGAGCTCTGTCCTTTATCACAGTGCTAATGCGATTATATTCCTTTAGCCATTGCTGGTAGGCTGCTTCCTCTAGGTCCACATACGCAAAACAGAGGGTCCGTAACCCTGCATGAACACAACACGAATAAAACAGTGTTAGGACACAGACGGGCAAAACAAATCAACAAATTCAAAGAACTCTTTACCTTCTGTGGCAAACTGCTCAAGGTGGACGACGGTTAGGTCCTTAAACTGCGATGCCTCGTCCAGGCGCTCGAAAATCACATTATCCTACAATGCATGCGTGACATCAATCAAATTGCAGCAAACACCACAAATTGCAAAGAATTATGGGAAAATGTGAACATGTacaatactgtgcaaaagtctaagGACACCATGCACCAttagtgttgtttttgcaatggtatagtgaccatatataattatttattatttattctctttattaAATACagccagaaaatacaggaaatttgtatgcagcatttaaaaacagcatttgaattaaattataagctaaagtgtcaagtatttaatGTGATCTCCCCTTActcttgagcaatagcaggaacctGTATGCTCTCTTAAATCTctctaaatgaaatgaaatcctAACTATTAAGTCTAATCTAATGAATTCAGTCTCCTTATGACTTCATTCTCACTTTAGCCAGCTTtgggttttttttacattttgtgtacaCATGTCCTGtattttttctgtttgtatcttaaaaggaTAGTTTAGTTAAAAtactgttatcatttactcaccctcatgttgttataaacctgtataaatgtctttgtttgctcaacacaaattaagatattttgacaAAGTTAATAATTAAACAGATCTGGGGCGCCATTCACTACCTTAgtaatatttttcctactacaatagtcaatggtgccccagatctgcttgttTATAAACATTCtataaaatatcttaatttgtgtacaaagaaattgatacaggtttgtaacaacttgggtgagtaaataatgactgtatttaatttttttaaataaactatccctttaataaagaaagagtgaaaaataaatataaaactttgctaaaacaataaAGCTGGTGGTggccttaaaggaaaacaccacagtttttcaatattttactatgttcttacctcaacttagacgaatgaatacatacttatctttattcaatgtgtgcacttaatctttgtacagcgtgtcgtgaatgtgttagcatttagcctagccccattcattccttaggatccgaACAGGGATAAATtttgaagccaccaaacacttccatgtttcccctatttaaagaccgttacatgagtagttactcgagtaagtatggtggcacaaaataaaatgtggcgatttattaagcggataaaaaatgagaactaaaTTCTAgcagtcaggagtgatgatatTACTGTGCGCtgaggttgaagtgctgcaaactaagtgctcttccgccatacaatatagttctcattttctACCATACTTAcacatgtaactactcatgtaacagtctttaaataggaaaaacatgaaagtgtttgttggcttctaaattcatccctgtttggatcctaaggaatgaatagtgctaggctaaatgctaacacagtcaccacgcgctgtacaaagattaagtgcacgcattgacaaaaaatagggatgtattaattaatctaagttgaggtaagaacatagtaaaatattgaaaaacggtggtgttttcctttaaggcttttgcacaatactgtatattacaGATGAATATCTATCGGTATTTAATATATGAAACACTCACTGCTCCCTTGCAATACAGCCTGAGTTTGCCTGTGGGTGTTCTCACAATGACTGACATCCTTTTACGATTGCTgtaaaaaagagaaaatcactgaACAATCACGAAGAAGATCATTTTGAGATCTTATTAAAAAccttaaaaaccttttgatggcTTTACACAGATGCGTGTATTTGATAGTGGACAGGTGCACCTGTGATGCCTACCTGGAAAATTCAAGTACATTAAGCAGTTCATAAGACTGCTCTTTTCCTCTCTAAGGAGTAAacaaaagaaacaaacacattaaGAGTTGAATGAGGTCCAAAGTTGATTGTTAATAAAGTAAAGCTCTCACTAACCGCATCTATGATCACTGAATGAGGCGTTCTTGCAGTGAAAACAAAGCCCAGACCTTTGGCACCTTTCACCAGAGCTCCTTCATCTGAAAACACAAGAGTACATAAAAATGCGGCTCTCATACTGAAAGAGAAAAGATTTTAAATTGTGATACCTGGTGAGGAGGCCTGGTAGATAATCTGGTTTTCTTCTCGCTCAGGAACAACAGTATGACAGACAGCCATCATGGTCAAAAACTCACAGATCTGAGGGGATGTGGGCTACAGGACAAGAGAAAAGACCATTAACACATCATTCTCAGAAAGCATAATAGATAAGAtaggacagacagacactatTAAACACTTACATGATTCTTCTCGATGTTCTGGATAAGTGCAGGATCATCAAACTCAGTAGAGTTTTGGCTTGTAGAGGGAAGGTGACTGAAAGGTGAGACAAACAGAGATATAATGGATGGATTATCTACTTAGTCCTGTGCAACGCTCGGTACGTTACTGCACACAAATAGAATCAGCAGAATCTGACCTGAAGTCCTCCATGGATCGATCGCACTCCAGATCTGGGAAATGCCTGGAGACAGAATAATAGATCAGTGGCCCAAAACGAATACAAACAAAAAGCAACAGATCAATACACGCTAATAGAACAATAACGATTTGAAGCGCGAAGATAATGTGAGTTTATTGAACGCTACAATTACCCATATGTAATCCCAGCTACCGTGCACTTCTTAAAGTGCATGATGTTGCAGGTGAGAGTGCCCGTCTTGTCAGAAAATAGATATTTCACctgaaaaattaaacaaaagaaCAAGAAAGTGAGTCGAGATCAAACACAAAACAAGTGTAAGTAAATTGTACTAAAACTCTTCTCACTTGGCCAAGCTCTTCGTTCAGATTGGAAGTTCGTGCCATGGCGGGTGTGTCCGTCTCCGAGTAATACATCTCGACATCCTGCAAGTAAACACGGACAGCATTAAGCACTCATTATTAACTATGTATGCCCTCACATGCACACATATATCCTCAGTCTTACCCAGTTAATAAAGAGAGCCTGAGTGAATTTAACCACTTCAAGTGTGACCAGTAGACTTATGGGAATCAGGTTGTTGTAAAGGATGATGAAGGTTAGAAGATTGTACCAGAAGTTCAGAGAGATGTCACCTACAAAACACATATGCAAACAACCTTTTAAGAAATGATAATGTATGCAAGGTTATAAAAGCATAGCATTTGGTCATAGCTGAAAAAGATTACATTTGAATTTTGCACTACTGCAAAGCAGCTTAacgaaaaatattttttttagaacaaacagtggacataataaaaaaataaacggtaaaataaatacagtaaaaaacaaTCAGAAATACAGATATTCTAGTAGTTAGTAGATAGTCTTGTTTTAACGCATATGCAAGGGTCCATATTTTTATAACTGTGCGTACTTTGTACACGTAGGTCGCGAAAGCACATACAGGAGAATGTaatatgtagcccaggagattaTGTCGCAATGTGCATGCATCGAATGTCTGCGTACACAtacaatttaaataaacaagGCTGTGACCGTGCGCGTACGTCTATACTCCAGCTTAAGTTGTAAAGTTAAATGTTCTGTATTTTTTCTGATATTTTTTTGTTCCCGTGTACGTACCTGCGCGGGAAAGATACCAACAAGCCTCGTCCGTGTGCTGTTTGTTCCATATGGCGGCCCCAATGGAGCTGATCAGGGCCATGACCAGAAGAATACAGAACAGAACCAAAATCTGCATATTAGTCACCCGCTCAACATTTGAGCGTTTTAGCGGAGCTTTAGTGGAATTCTGCAAAATAGAAACATCAAGAGACAGTGTAATAATAAATGCAATGCAAAGAAACATATTGTCTATTtcaaattaaaggaatagttcatccAAATATAGAAATTCtcacataatttactcatttcAGATATACATGACCTTTCTTCAGTTTAATATcaaccattattttttattaaaatgccgtCATGTTATCTTCTTAACATGGCAACATTTCAAAAAGCACATTTATCCATCATTATTACATGGCTTGTTGGAATGcttaattctgattggccagtcgcattatttttctaataattcaacggcctgtcgtcaattattccttacataacaACCTTTCAAAACTAATAAAACACAGTAACCTGGAtgcaacaaaaatgtaatattatatgttattaaaatatatatttatatgacattaaaagtacaaattattaaactaaatagtgtgttcgtgacatttggacatcttatcttaaaaccgaaagtaaaTGAGTTTTCCTCACAAAAGGTCTACATTCGTTATAAATGAGCTAATAAAATATTCCAAATCTATATTTAATGTCCCTTGTTTAATGTTCGTTTTAATAATATACTActggctgcctatacattatcacTGACTTAAATTAATCCAAATGACTCTATTGGGATAATATGTTTACTAGAGAGAAAACAATATGTTTGTGAGagaaaacaaataatatttttttattttatttagtaaacaaCACGTCGCAAATACATGGAAACACACCGATGAGTGCAATAAATTCAAATATGGTGTCATGCCGATAATACGGACTACCAGCACATCCGGGAACTTGACTGTAAATTTCGTCACCGCCCCTTTTTGAGGGAAAACAAACTATGCTTCTCATTGATTTCCATACAAAATAGCGGAATAAAGCAATGTTCGTACACAGCCGGCAAGcataaataacttaaaaaatcaCACAAATTAAACATGCCGAGTAATTATCTGTCCACCTTGGCTGCCATAGAGCGTGaaagatacattaacacatttaatttggtcaatataaaaacatgtccctttcattctcacagcgtcaaatttgtgtataaaaatcaaatatatgtttttaaataaaacatgcaatataaatgtgctattaaattatttaaatatttatttaaaatatcaaggggtacttcaagtaaataatttaggtcaAGGGTTTAAAAAACCCCGCTTTAAGGTAATCTGATCTGTACTTATTTGTGAGCTCACACTTACTTGCATTAGTTTCGAATCGTGTCCAGTGTATACTACAATTCCCACAACCCACTGTGTGTTCCTGAGCTGGGCACCTCGTAACAGCACCTGGTCCGGCCCGAGTGGAACTGGGCTGTATTTTAAAACAGAAAATGATCAGAGTGTATATTTGGTGTGCAGAGACGGTAATAAAGAGACTTATTTGGTTTACGCACTTCTGGTTGTCAAGGCGCAGTGTCCCAGTAAAGTCATACAGATGTCTGTTCGGTCCCTCACATTCTAGACGACCAGACAAACCTATCAGTTCCTCCAAAGACTGAAAACAGGCTGTGAGAGAAAGACCCTGTAACACGCACACAACCACACGATATTAAAATGATCTGATCACCTTGCCAATGGTAATACTTACTTAAAGGTTAATGCTCACCTGTCGGATCTTCAGGTTGGTCTCCCCATCTAAGTTGGATGTTTCCGTATAACACATGGCCTGAGGCTCGCTGTGAGAATAAACAGCAGCATATTTTAAATGCACAGCAGCAACTCACAATtacaaacacaacacatacaAATGTTTCATAGGCTTTGTTCAGAATACACTCAATTCAAGCGTTTTTTTCAATctgctggtttaagatggtttTGGCCAAGGTGGGAGACCAGGCAggtagaccagcttaaacctgCTAAATAAATTTTCCCCAAATTTCCCCCCAACATTTTTTCGAGTTGTCTGAACAAAGCCTTCGAAATGACACACAATTTGTTTTAACTCTATGTCACCCAACAACACTACTCAATTTGCATATCATACACCCGCTATAAATCAAACTACACGAACACAGCACACCAAAacccccacacacacaaacacacacagtggTGCTGACCTGGAGGACACTATGACCATGTCAGCCGGAAGATGCTGCCCATTGGTCACCTTGACTATGTCTCCCACTGCCACCTAGTGGGCAGGTGCAACATTGCAACAGCATGAGGAGGGAGAAAATGAGATTAAGAAAGAGACCACAGTGCATGAAGAAGACAGGAGGTGCAATACACAGGAGGatgcacacaaaaaaagaagTGAGATAACAGAAACTGCAAGAAAGGGAACAGAGAGGTGAATTCAAAAAAGCAGATGGTAAATAAAAACTGCAACAGGACACAACTGAAAgtatcattaaaaaataaaacagggAAACACAGAAAAAAGGGTCTAATAAGAAAAAGATTTAGATaatgaaaagaaaaacaagGTCACCTGTTTCCATATGATGGTCGTCCATGCTCCGTTACGTATGACTGGAAAATAATGACATCATcagaaaaactatttaaaaaactatatacTCATAGCCCATATTTAATTCAAGAATACTCAACCTGTTGTCTTTTTCTTGTTTACTGTGTTGTCTGCTTTATGTCTTTTCtgcaacaacaaaacaaagGGAAAGTGGCACCTCATCAGTGTTCATCCTTCAAAGTATCAACTGCATTTCAAAGATGCTCTCATCCAGTGTTGTCAAGAGTCTCAATTCACTGCTTATTAAGCATAATACTCACATAATCCTCAATGATCTCTTTGATCCCAGCTACAGTCAGAATGAATATGAGAGGTACCAGTGTTGTGTAGCGACCCGTCGGTGAAACGTCAGGGATTtgctgcattaaaaaaaaggatACAGATCACTTACGGTATATAAATGCAAGTACTTTGTAAGTAGTTTGGTGGTTAAACCTCGCAACTAAATTTTGAAGAACGAAGACAACTTTAGCTATTActgaccctgcctgtaaaaacccACATAGAGTCACTTTTGtgatttactaaataaaatcatcctatataatggcatatctttaaagggatacccgacttttaaaaaaaataggctaattttccagccccactagagttaaacacttgatttttaccgttttggaatccattcagccgatctccgagTCTTGCTGTACCACGTTTAGCAtatcttagcataatccattgaatctgattagaccattagcattgtgcataaaaatgaccaaagagttttgatatttttcttaattaaaaCTGATATTACGcaatgcccgaaaatagtccccttggtaactttcaatagcatcggactatttttgggcactgagaaatatcattgcgcctgctgcagccatggtacggcagcaaagtccttgattattacgccggtTTGAGAgcatagttcctagccatatctccCTAGAAAATCGcgacttttaattttccgtctgccttagtacacaatgtaactacagaagagtcaagttttaaatagaaaaaatattgaaactctacatttttgagcgtgatgctaatggtctaatcagattcaatggattatgctaagctatgctaaaagtggtaccgccagacccggagatcagctgaatggattccaaaacggtaaaaatctaatatttaactctaggggagctggaaaatgggcctattatactatatatatatgatgttaagcacacagctggtggAAACCACTGACTGATTTCCATATTAGGACAAACAAAATCTATAGAATTCAATGGAAACCGTCAACTCATAtgttatcaaaatatcttgaccatatttattacaatacttgaatagtatttgttttttttctactTTGAAAGTCAATAGTTCCCACCAGCAGTGTGCTtattaactatccctttaacctacTATGACCTGaatgtccacatatgtggacatcgcatttttttcattgtttgcaccataatacttaattctgtgtaacctgttgtacacaaacatggccaattacactgcttcatgttcaaataaaaatattttgttattatatttattggttcttcctaaccccaaaatagcttttagaaatctaaaaaaaagagtcttaggaggttaatactgactgagttaagtcatgtcaaagattgaaatcaatgtgaaatcaaactttaatgctcccatagctagattatgagactttagcctggatttcacagacactTTAGTTTCTCACATGAGAAAATATTCAGGTCACATTACAAGTAAATACGAATTTATACTATGGTTTGCGAAAACATAGTCTTGTTGTATAGCAAATGTTAAGCAGAATATAATTTAGCATTTGATAAGTGAAGTGAAATATGACCCAGGCGTTTCTTTTACAGATCCCTAAAGATTCCTCTATTGACCTCCCATTCGTTTTAATGCAGTACTGGCCTGACAGGTCAAATCGGGGGAAGGCCGACATGAAGCACTGAGACTAGAAGAGAGTGCCATAGTGGACCGTTTCCAAACAGAGCCAAAAATGGATATAATGCAGAAATGCATCTATTGACAAATTACTTCAGAGTAAGCACAAGCTGTCTTTTCAGACATCCCCAAAATGGCCCTTATAGCACCAccatgtactgtaaatgttgtaCTTTAAAGTCCTCAGACCTAAGCATACACagatatgtgtgtttgtgtgccaAGTATCGTACCTGCATGAGAGCGATGAAGAGGAAGAAAGCATTAGCTGCACGTCTGATCTGTTCGTACAGGAAGCGAGGCAGGAACGTAAGGATCCCGTACTTAGCCGTGCTGAAGAGGGAAATGATCAAATTACTTTTGTTATAATTTTTGTTTCTACAGGTATTCTTGAACCATTTAACTCACACGTtcttaacatttaactttttaagaacgtgtgtatgtgtgtgtctatatatatatatatatatatatatatatatatatatatatatatacacacacacacattaatggCAATAATAGCACTAATTTACGATTAGCTGAAGGTGTCTTGAATTCCCCATTCGCAAGTGTTTTTGTAAAAGCAAACAACT of Paramisgurnus dabryanus chromosome 22, PD_genome_1.1, whole genome shotgun sequence contains these proteins:
- the atp8a2 gene encoding phospholipid-transporting ATPase IB isoform X3, whose protein sequence is MYFNRRSKIHSEGASPLSHHANGAGPSCSAAGYRKAEDEMSGTTSQADPIDATARTVLLNKPQTTKYCDNHVSTAKYGILTFLPRFLYEQIRRAANAFFLFIALMQQIPDVSPTGRYTTLVPLIFILTVAGIKEIIEDYKRHKADNTVNKKKTTVIRNGAWTTIIWKQVAVGDIVKVTNGQHLPADMVIVSSSEPQAMCYTETSNLDGETNLKIRQGLSLTACFQSLEELIGLSGRLECEGPNRHLYDFTGTLRLDNQNPVPLGPDQVLLRGAQLRNTQWVVGIVVYTGHDSKLMQNSTKAPLKRSNVERVTNMQILVLFCILLVMALISSIGAAIWNKQHTDEACWYLSRAGDISLNFWYNLLTFIILYNNLIPISLLVTLEVVKFTQALFINWDVEMYYSETDTPAMARTSNLNEELGQVKYLFSDKTGTLTCNIMHFKKCTVAGITYGHFPDLECDRSMEDFSHLPSTSQNSTEFDDPALIQNIEKNHPTSPQICEFLTMMAVCHTVVPEREENQIIYQASSPDEGALVKGAKGLGFVFTARTPHSVIIDARGKEQSYELLNVLEFSSNRKRMSVIVRTPTGKLRLYCKGADNVIFERLDEASQFKDLTVVHLEQFATEGLRTLCFAYVDLEEAAYQQWLKEYNRISTVIKDRAQKLEECYELIEKNLVLLGATAIEDRLQAGVPETIATLMRADIKIWVLTGDKQETAINIGYSCKLVSHGMSLIIVNEDSLDATRATLTAHCASLGDSLRKENELALIIDGQTLKYALSFEVRQAFLDLALSCKAVICCRVSPLQKSEIVDMVKKHVKAITLAIGDGANDVGMIQTAHVGVGISGNEGMQATNSSDYSIAQFSYLEKLLLVHGAWSYNRVTKCILYCFYKNVVLYIIELWFAFVNGFSGQILFERWCIGLYNVIFTALPPFTLGIFDRPCSQQNMLRFPQLYRITQNAEGFNTKVFWGHCINALIHSIILFWFPLKVLEHDTPFDNGNSVDYLFVGNIVYTYVVVTVCLKAGMETTAWTRFSHLAVWGSMVLWMLFFAVYSAIWPTIPIAPDMLGQAGKVMQCWSFWLGLLLVPTVCLLKDVAWNAGRRTVKKTLLEEVQELEARAVDPGAAVLRDASGRSLNERAHLLTRVFRKTPSSVGRSNSVQQTVSHGYAFSQEEHGVVSQSQVVRSYDTTRQRPSLELSTE
- the atp8a2 gene encoding phospholipid-transporting ATPase IB isoform X2 encodes the protein MYFNRRSKIHSEGEQLVLTPLSQDSPVQQDQPMGSSIHFRLADRFEKRPSCSAAGYRKAEDEMSGTTSQADPIDATARTVLLNKPQTTKYCDNHVSTAKYGILTFLPRFLYEQIRRAANAFFLFIALMQQIPDVSPTGRYTTLVPLIFILTVAGIKEIIEDYKRHKADNTVNKKKTTVIRNGAWTTIIWKQVAVGDIVKVTNGQHLPADMVIVSSSEPQAMCYTETSNLDGETNLKIRQGLSLTACFQSLEELIGLSGRLECEGPNRHLYDFTGTLRLDNQNPVPLGPDQVLLRGAQLRNTQWVVGIVVYTGHDSKLMQNSTKAPLKRSNVERVTNMQILVLFCILLVMALISSIGAAIWNKQHTDEACWYLSRAGDISLNFWYNLLTFIILYNNLIPISLLVTLEVVKFTQALFINWDVEMYYSETDTPAMARTSNLNEELGQVKYLFSDKTGTLTCNIMHFKKCTVAGITYGHFPDLECDRSMEDFSHLPSTSQNSTEFDDPALIQNIEKNHPTSPQICEFLTMMAVCHTVVPEREENQIIYQASSPDEGALVKGAKGLGFVFTARTPHSVIIDARGKEQSYELLNVLEFSSNRKRMSVIVRTPTGKLRLYCKGADNVIFERLDEASQFKDLTVVHLEQFATEGLRTLCFAYVDLEEAAYQQWLKEYNRISTVIKDRAQKLEECYELIEKNLVLLGATAIEDRLQAGVPETIATLMRADIKIWVLTGDKQETAINIGYSCKLVSHGMSLIIVNEDSLDATRATLTAHCASLGDSLRKENELALIIDGQTLKYALSFEVRQAFLDLALSCKAVICCRVSPLQKSEIVDMVKKHVKAITLAIGDGANDVGMIQTAHVGVGISGNEGMQATNSSDYSIAQFSYLEKLLLVHGAWSYNRVTKCILYCFYKNVVLYIIELWFAFVNGFSGQILFERWCIGLYNVIFTALPPFTLGIFDRPCSQQNMLRFPQLYRITQNAEGFNTKVFWGHCINALIHSIILFWFPLKVLEHDTPFDNGNSVDYLFVGNIVYTYVVVTVCLKAGMETTAWTRFSHLAVWGSMVLWMLFFAVYSAIWPTIPIAPDMLGQAGKVMQCWSFWLGLLLVPTVCLLKDVAWNAGRRTVKKTLLEEVQELEARAVDPGAAVLRDASGRSLNERAHLLTRVFRKTPSSVGRSNSVQQTVSHGYAFSQEEHGVVSQSQVVRSYDTTRQRPSLELSTE
- the atp8a2 gene encoding phospholipid-transporting ATPase IB isoform X8 — encoded protein: MPSPHRKIHTRVHNVFQQTLQDPQRGSTAKYGILTFLPRFLYEQIRRAANAFFLFIALMQQIPDVSPTGRYTTLVPLIFILTVAGIKEIIEDYKRHKADNTVNKKKTTVIRNGAWTTIIWKQVAVGDIVKVTNGQHLPADMVIVSSSEPQAMCYTETSNLDGETNLKIRQGLSLTACFQSLEELIGLSGRLECEGPNRHLYDFTGTLRLDNQNPVPLGPDQVLLRGAQLRNTQWVVGIVVYTGHDSKLMQNSTKAPLKRSNVERVTNMQILVLFCILLVMALISSIGAAIWNKQHTDEACWYLSRAGDISLNFWYNLLTFIILYNNLIPISLLVTLEVVKFTQALFINWDVEMYYSETDTPAMARTSNLNEELGQVKYLFSDKTGTLTCNIMHFKKCTVAGITYGHFPDLECDRSMEDFSHLPSTSQNSTEFDDPALIQNIEKNHPTSPQICEFLTMMAVCHTVVPEREENQIIYQASSPDEGALVKGAKGLGFVFTARTPHSVIIDARGKEQSYELLNVLEFSSNRKRMSVIVRTPTGKLRLYCKGADNVIFERLDEASQFKDLTVVHLEQFATEGLRTLCFAYVDLEEAAYQQWLKEYNRISTVIKDRAQKLEECYELIEKNLVLLGATAIEDRLQAGVPETIATLMRADIKIWVLTGDKQETAINIGYSCKLVSHGMSLIIVNEDSLDATRATLTAHCASLGDSLRKENELALIIDGQTLKYALSFEVRQAFLDLALSCKAVICCRVSPLQKSEIVDMVKKHVKAITLAIGDGANDVGMIQTAHVGVGISGNEGMQATNSSDYSIAQFSYLEKLLLVHGAWSYNRVTKCILYCFYKNVVLYIIELWFAFVNGFSGQILFERWCIGLYNVIFTALPPFTLGIFDRPCSQQNMLRFPQLYRITQNAEGFNTKVFWGHCINALIHSIILFWFPLKVLEHDTPFDNGNSVDYLFVGNIVYTYVVVTVCLKAGMETTAWTRFSHLAVWGSMVLWMLFFAVYSAIWPTIPIAPDMLGQAGKVMQCWSFWLGLLLVPTVCLLKDVAWNAGRRTVKKTLLEEVQELEARAVDPGAAVLRDASGRSLNERAHLLTRVFRKTPSSVGRSNSVQQTVSHGYAFSQEEHGVVSQSQVVRSYDTTRQRPSLELSTE